TTATCATAAAAATGTTTGTTAGAGAAGGCAATCAAGCTCTCATGTCGTGATCGATAGTGCCATTTGAGTCGGCGTACACTGAATGCTTTGATTGTCATGTCCAGAATAGACTCTTCATCGTTATCATCAGTCGCCCCAGCAGTAGAACTAAAGAAGTTTGTGGGTGGTAATTGCTTGGGATCTCCTACCACTACTAGCTGTTTGCCTCTAGCCATTACACCTAATGCTTCTTCTGGGCGCATTTGTGAGGCTTCATCAATAACGACTAGATCGAAGCGAATGGAATTTGAAGGGATAAACTGTGCCACACTGGCAGGAGACATCATCCAGCATGGATGAAGAGATTGCAAAGCATTTCCTGAACGTTGAAGGAGACTTCGTAAGGGTGCTAGCCTAGACTGTTTGCTAATCTCATTTTTAATGAGTGCTTTTTCTGTCCAAGTATTTTTTAGTCCCCTTCCGTTACCTTCAGGAATTTGATTTTGAGCTAGTTGTGCAGCTAACTTATTTTGATAAAGATTCAGTATCTCTCGATCCAGTTTTTGAAATTTTTGACGCGCAATTAGCTGATCTTCTCCCTTAAATAATCTTAAATTGTCATGTTTTTTGTGAATTTTACTTACAAGAGAACGATAAAAAATGTTTCTGTACAGGCAGTCAAACTGTTCTTCATTCAGATTAGAAACACTAGTAACATCAACAAAATCCCATAAATTTGCTGACTTTATTTTAGCTTTGACTTGGCTATAGGATAGATACCTTTGAAGAGAATCTAGTTGATTTAGCTGTTGTATGCGATCGCGTAGCCTAGTGGCATTACAATCTAAGATTTTCGCATTGCCAAACATTGTTAGACTGTCAATCTTTCCTAGAGATAAAATAGTTTCGCAATATCGATCTTGTTTCTGTATAAAAGAATGGTATTGCGTTCTAAATTCCTTAGTGCCTGCAATAAATTCGCTAACATTAGGACTTAAGCATTGATTTCTAATATTTTCTGGTAATTGTGCTTTGTGCATTAATTCTCCCCAATTAAGGCAACCTTGCAATGATTCCAGAGAAAATAATTCTGATTTTGGATAAGTTCCTAAAATACTAGTAAACAATGGGGAATCGAGATCTTCTTGTGATCGTCGATAATTGTAAATTTCCGACATCAGCAATGGGATCTCCTGCAAAGACAGGTCAGGTCTAATTTTTAGTTGTAATAAATTTTGATATGTCTGCTCTATTTCCTGTTTTCGGTTTTCTAAAATAGTCAAAGCTGAATCTGAACTACTAATAGTTAAGACTCCACTATTTACCAAGTTTTGGCAAATCTTATATAAGCCTTGAAAATCAGGAGAATTAATATAACTAATTGCATTTCTTAAATTGTCTAAAGGAGAGTTTACAACAAAGTTTCTGATTTTATCTTTACAAGAAATTTCAGCAGTTAATTCCTCTAATTTCTTCCCAAAATTATTTATCTCGAAACAAACTTTGTAGTCTGTCTCAAACTCTCGATAAAGTTTGCCACATATTACATCTATTCCATCTTTGTCTTTTAAGACAGTATATTCATCCCAAAAGTCAGCAACTTGAATAAGTATCTGAGAAATTTCTTGATCACTATTAGTCTTAGCAAAGTTTTTTATTGTATGCCAAGTCTTATGTGCTGCATGATATTCTCCGTCAATAAAAAAGAAAATCCCTGCATTAACTATTCTTTTTGCATAGTGTCGTAACTTTGCAGAATCCGTAAATCGATTTAGATGAACGGCATTATTCAAGAATACAAATTTTTTCTGAAGTGACTCAGCTTTAGATAATATTTTGAGATTTGTAGGATTACACAGTTTAGGATTACGGTAACGCAGAATATATTCTGGTGTGCTTTCCGCAAAACTAAACACAGCATTAATATTTAAAATATCCCCAAGTTGGATCTCTGAGTTTAAGTTAAGCAAATTTTGCAGATGTTCAAAAATGGGTAAAATACGTTGCCACTGCTCTAAATTATTGCGGTCACTACTCCATAACTGATGTACTTGATTTCTAATTGGTTGAGTATTCCATTCATTAGGAAGTTGACGAGATTGCTTAATAGAATGTAACTTTGAAACAAATTCTTGTACTTGATCAAGGTCAAATGACTCTGGATTCTCATTGTCAAAAAACTTGTTTACATTATTCAGTAGTTGCTTAGTTTCAGAATATTTTTGAACAAACTCTCGACAAATTAGAATGGAAGACTGAGATCTTAAAGATGCTAATAAAGCAATCTCGATTTGCGTTGGTAGTTCAGGGATTTTTATAAGTAAATCATCTAGCTGTTTTAGGTTGCCTATAGTTGGATTATGAGAAAGCTCAAATATAGCGGCTTGCTTTTGATAAAGATTTAATGTCTCAGAAATTACTTTACTCAATTCTGAGAAAGATCTTATTAATTGTTCTTGTTCAATAGGATCAATATCTAAAGAATTAACTCCTTTCCAAATATCTATATTTTGCTTGGATTCTTCTACTTCAGTTTTAATTCTGACAAACTTTCTTAATAATGTGCGATGTTTGTCAAAGTCAAATCTAGTTAGAGATTGTGGATTCGCTATACTAAGACTTAATAAATTTTCGGGAATATTTGCTGACTTAAATTCTTGTTGTAGACTTTTAGCTCTCCAAAGAATTTCTTGAATTGTATGAATTTTGTTCTCATCGCCCATTGCCCCAAACGGTTGATTGAGTAGCTCTACATAGTCAGTGAGTTGTTGACGATTCCTTAAATACTCGCGTTCGATATCATCAGGATTAGCAGATTGTGTAACAGATCCTCTCTCACATCTAGTTTTAATTTCTTTGTAGACATCAACTTTAGGCTTATTAGTTGAATGAATTTCCAGACAAAAATCTCTTAGTCCTACGGCATCAAGGCGATCTCGTACCACCTCCACTGCTGCCATTTTCTCCGATACAAATAGCACCGTTTTTCCCTTGGCTAGAGCCGCCGCAATCAAATTTGTGATTGTCTGACTTTTTCCAGTTCCGGGAGGTCCCTCAATAACTAGATTTTTCCCATCCATCACATCAACAATTGCCGAAAACTGAGAAGCATCAGTTTCAGAAATAATCAAAGGAACTCGATGGCTAATTTCTGGCTTGTCTACCTCATAATCGCTAGGTATTTTAAATGTGTCATGCGTCTCAGTATTACCGCCACCAAGCAAACTAGAGACGATAGGATGACTTGCT
This genomic stretch from Pseudanabaena galeata CCNP1313 harbors:
- a CDS encoding DUF4011 domain-containing protein yields the protein MSQELVYQTIRKFQDKLLDLSARNKLLNFKFSEKARTQIRIVNDAPDRIYKRLNDGRKLVLETLPEPDSTPPDENSEQFQQMLIEMRSTDEQYQSAIANDDESPENLQAIERLLRDKVRAKLKLPKLIGSKISPTPQQQAQGLGINPAYDLPSSVTDGMSNNLVLQTLLFPKEFERKASGLSSGARTSIQETGRNTLYLAFGMLEWFESESSDVRFISPLLLYPVSIERESVRGQYRYFIKAHEDEVEVNPCLRERLRRDFGIDLPDFQEASSPDAYFREVAQLIEGLNRWQVRRFVTLSLFSFGNFALYKDIDPENWTNDGLASHPIVSSLLGGGNTETHDTFKIPSDYEVDKPEISHRVPLIISETDASQFSAIVDVMDGKNLVIEGPPGTGKSQTITNLIAAALAKGKTVLFVSEKMAAVEVVRDRLDAVGLRDFCLEIHSTNKPKVDVYKEIKTRCERGSVTQSANPDDIEREYLRNRQQLTDYVELLNQPFGAMGDENKIHTIQEILWRAKSLQQEFKSANIPENLLSLSIANPQSLTRFDFDKHRTLLRKFVRIKTEVEESKQNIDIWKGVNSLDIDPIEQEQLIRSFSELSKVISETLNLYQKQAAIFELSHNPTIGNLKQLDDLLIKIPELPTQIEIALLASLRSQSSILICREFVQKYSETKQLLNNVNKFFDNENPESFDLDQVQEFVSKLHSIKQSRQLPNEWNTQPIRNQVHQLWSSDRNNLEQWQRILPIFEHLQNLLNLNSEIQLGDILNINAVFSFAESTPEYILRYRNPKLCNPTNLKILSKAESLQKKFVFLNNAVHLNRFTDSAKLRHYAKRIVNAGIFFFIDGEYHAAHKTWHTIKNFAKTNSDQEISQILIQVADFWDEYTVLKDKDGIDVICGKLYREFETDYKVCFEINNFGKKLEELTAEISCKDKIRNFVVNSPLDNLRNAISYINSPDFQGLYKICQNLVNSGVLTISSSDSALTILENRKQEIEQTYQNLLQLKIRPDLSLQEIPLLMSEIYNYRRSQEDLDSPLFTSILGTYPKSELFSLESLQGCLNWGELMHKAQLPENIRNQCLSPNVSEFIAGTKEFRTQYHSFIQKQDRYCETILSLGKIDSLTMFGNAKILDCNATRLRDRIQQLNQLDSLQRYLSYSQVKAKIKSANLWDFVDVTSVSNLNEEQFDCLYRNIFYRSLVSKIHKKHDNLRLFKGEDQLIARQKFQKLDREILNLYQNKLAAQLAQNQIPEGNGRGLKNTWTEKALIKNEISKQSRLAPLRSLLQRSGNALQSLHPCWMMSPASVAQFIPSNSIRFDLVVIDEASQMRPEEALGVMARGKQLVVVGDPKQLPPTNFFSSTAGATDDNDEESILDMTIKAFSVRRLKWHYRSRHESLIAFSNKHFYDNSLTVFPSPNRKFAINYHHIADGLYQSGVNPIEVRKVAEAILEFMKNSPELSLGVVTLNQKQRDLLQDEMSLLVNNHPEIADYIAKWEETLSSFFIKNLENVQGDERDVIFISTVYGRERPDLSVAQRFGPINSANGHRRLNVLFTRAKERIEVFSSMTAADIRPTEASNRGVHALRDYLEYIQTQQLETARLTGREPDSDFEVFVAKAIRAKGFEVVAQVGVANYFIDLAIVAPNRSGTYLLGIECDGATYHSSKAARDRDRYRQEVLEKLGWKLYRIWSTDWFKNPDAEIEKLIRYINQIVNPAITLP